A genomic segment from Saimiri boliviensis isolate mSaiBol1 chromosome 14, mSaiBol1.pri, whole genome shotgun sequence encodes:
- the SAMD1 gene encoding sterile alpha motif domain-containing protein 1: MAGPPALPPPETAAAATTAAAASSSAASPHYQEWILDTIDSLRSRKARPDLERICRMVRRRHGPEPERTRAELEKLIQQRAVLRVSYKGSISYRNAARVQPPRRGATPPAPPRAPRGAPAAAAAPPPTPAPPPPPAPVAAAAAPARAPRAAAAAAAATAPPSPGPAQPGPRAQRAAPLAAPPPAPAAPPAVAPPAGPRRAPPPAVAAREPPLPPPPQPPAPPQQQQPPPPQPQPPPEGGAARAGGAARPVSLREVVRYLGGSGGAGGRLTRGRVQGLLEEEAAARGRLERTRLGALALPRGDRPGRAPPAASARPSRSKRGGEERVLEKDEDDDDDEDEDDEDDVSEGSEVPESDRPAGAQHHQLNGERGPQSAKERVKDWTSCGTHQGQDEGRGPAPGGGTRQVFSMANMNKEGGTASVATGPDSPSPVPLPPGKPALPGADGTPFGCPTGRKEKPSDPVEWTVMDVVEYFTEAGFPEQATAFQEQEIDGKSLLLMQRTDVLTGLSIRLGPALKIYEHHIKVLQQGHFEDDDPDGFLG, encoded by the exons ATGGCGGGGCCCCCGGCCCTACCCCCGCCAGAGACGGCGGCGGCCGCCACCACGGCGGCCGCCGCCTCGTCGTCCGCCGCTTCCCCGCACTACCAAGAGTGGATCCTGGACACCATCGACTCGCTGCGCTCGCGCAAGGCGCGGCCGGACCTGGAGCGCATCTGCCGGATGGTGCGGCGGCGGCACGGCCCGGAGCCGGAGCGCACGCGCGCCGAGCTCGAGAAACTGATCCAGCAGCGCGCCGTGCTCCGGGTCAGCTACAAGGGGAGCATCTCGTACCGCAACGCGGCGCGCGTCCAGCCGCCCCGGCGCGGAGCCACCCCGCCGGCCCCGCCGCGCGCCCCCCGCGGGGCCCCTGCCGCCGCTGCCGCGCCGCCGCCCACGCCCGCCCCGCCGCCACCGCCCGCGcccgtcgccgccgccgccgccccggcCCGGGCGCCCCGCGcggccgctgccgccgccgccgccacagCGCCCCCCTCGCCCGGCCCCGCGCAACCGGGCCCCCGCGCGCAGCGGGCCGCGCCCCTGGCCGCGCCGCCGCCCGCGCCAGCCGCTCCCCCGGCGGTGGCGCCCCCGGCCGGCCCGCGCCGCGCCCCCCCGCCCGCCGTCGCCGCCCGGgagccgccgctgccgccgccgccacaGCCGCCGGCGCcgccacagcagcagcagccgccgccgccgcagccacAGCCGCCGCCGGAGGGGGGCGCGGCGCGGGCCGGCGGCGCGGCGCGGCCCGTGAGCCTGCGGGAAGTCGTGCGCTACCTCGGGGGCAGCGGCGGCGCCGGCGGTCGCCTGACCCGCGGCCGCGTGCAAGGGCTgctggaggaggaggcggcggcgcggGGCCGCCTGGAGCGCACCCGTCTCGGAGCGCTAGCGCTGCCCCGCGGGGACAGGCCCGGACGGGCGCCGCCGGCCGCCAGCGCCCGCCCGTCTCGGAGCAAG AGAGGTGGAGAAGAGCGAGTGCTTGagaaagatgaagatgatgatgatgatgaagacgaagatgatgaagatgatgtgTCAGAGGGCTCCGAAGTACCCGAGAGTGACCGTCCggcaggtgcccagcaccaccaGCTTAACGGCGAGCGGGGACCTCAGAGTGCCAAGGAGAGGGTCAAAGACTGGACGTCTTGCGGAACTCACCAGGGCCAGGATGAAGGGCGGGGGCCAGCCCCGGGCGGCGGCACCCGCCAGGTGTTCTCCATGGCAAACATGAACAAGGAGGGGGGAACGG CTTCTGTTGCCACTGGGCCAGACTCCCCATCTCCTGTGCCTTTGCCTCCAGGAAAACCAGCCCTACCTGGGGCCGACGGGACCCCTTTTGGCTGTCC TACTGGGCGCAAAGAGAAGCCGTCTGATCCCGTGGAGTGGACAGTGATGGATGTCGTGGAATATTTTACTGAGGCAGGCTTCCCCGAGCAGGCGACAGCTTTCCAAGAACAG GAAATTGATGGCAAATCTTTGCTGCTCATGCAGCGCACAGATGTGCTCACCGGCCTGTCCATCCGCCTTGGGCCAGCCCTGAAAATCTACGAGCACCACATCAAGGTGCTGCAGCAAGGCCACTTTGAGGACGACGACCCCGATGGCTTCTTAGGCTGA
- the MISP3 gene encoding uncharacterized protein MISP3 isoform X2, with translation METPIEREIRRSCEREESLRRSRGLSSGRAGRELVELRVRPVLNLPGPGPALPRALERARAGAQMQRDIEREAHRQAALARPAAAEPRAQSPPQPLGELKRFFEAAAGSGSSAGAGGGAGPKGLPEPGGRARSAVQGRCPVLARAPPPFAPSLLEQEVRAVREREQELQRQRRSVYGTAEFKEPTPSLTGGAQTLRFEQAGTPGRK, from the exons ATGGAGACGCCCATAGAGCGCGAAATCCGCCGCAGCTGCGAACGCGAGGAGAGCCTGCGCCGGAGCCGGGGCCTGAGCTCTGGCCGCGCGGGCCGCGAACTCGTGGAGCTGCGCGTGCGGCCAGTGCTCAACCTGCCGGGTCCTGGCCCCGCGCTCCCGCGCGCCCTGGAGCGCGCGCGGGCGGGAGCGCAGATGCAGCGGGACATCGAGCGGGAGGCCCACCGGCAGGCGGCGCTGGCGCGCCCCGCGGCCGCGGAGCCGCGCGCCCAGTCGCCGCCGCAGCCGCTGGGCGAACTCAAGCGCTTCTTCGAGGCTGCGGCGGGGAGTGGCTCctcggcgggggcggggggcggcgcGGGACCTAAGGGGCTGCCAGAGCCCGGGGGCCGGGCGCGCTCGGCCGTGCAGGGCCGGTGCCCGGTGCTGGCCCGCGCCCCGCCGCCTTTCGCTCCGTCACTGCTGGAGCAGGAGGTGCGCGCGGTGCGCGAGCGCGAGCAGGAGCTGCAGCGCCAGCGGCGCAGTGTCTACGGCACCGCGGAGTTCAAGGAGCCTACGCCGAGTCTCACCG GAGGAGCGCAAACCTTGAGGTTTGAGCAGGCTGGGACCCCCGGCCGGAAGTAA
- the C14H19orf67 gene encoding UPF0575 protein C19orf67 homolog has translation MATEQWFEGSLCLDPGETPPPDALEPGTPPCADPSWSSPPSRPGDPPEPDPEDAEGQLPEAPASTPSPEPLVPGPGPAPPRLPLETLFSPIIEQLRYLLKKADDFQSYLLYSRDQVQKEQLAKAMPTFLQMCEPYFLYLEAAARSVPPIYGVLQELVRKRLLEISQQLTLRLEQLVLMYASFGFVDLEETNPLSISCFFCGRFSISMSHEVSIFRYCAPAAYTASRFPRYLYKKMRWHLETIPEAPGRGQDSLVDYYFLCYRDTWEDTGQSPANPCPQIQKLWSIGRWVSLGPAEDDLYSWILCPQPLGDYQQLLTIGFEEPSPMLATDLLVQILTGQAGQARPPSAAGPAGWAAQGS, from the exons ATGGCTACGGAGCAGTGGTTCGAGGGGTCGCTCTGCCTGGACCCTGGAGAAACACCGCCTCCAGACGCCTTAGAACCTGGGACGCCGCCCTGCGCAGACCCCTCCTGGTCGTCGCCCCCTAGCAGGCCTGGGGACCCACCTGAGCCAGACCCCGAAGACGCTGAGGGGCAGCTGCCTGAAGCTCCAGCCTCCACGCCTTCCCCCGAACCGCTGGTCCCCGGGCCCGGGCCAGCACCACCCCGCCTACCCCTGGAAACTTTGTTCAGCCCCATCATCGAACAGCTGCGTTACCTACTCAAGAAGGCGGATGATTTCCAGAGCTACTTGCTCTACAG CAGAGATCAAGTACAGAAAGAGCAGCTGGCCAAGGCCATGCCCACCTTCTTACAGATGTGTGAACCCTACTTCCTGTACCTGGAGGCAGCTGCGAGAAGCGTACCCCCCATCTATGGAGTCCTGCAGGAGCTGGTCCGAAAGCGG CTGTTAGAGATCTCCCAACAGCTGACCCTGCGCCTGGAACAGCTGGTCCTCATGTATGCTTCCTTTGGGTTTGTGGACCTGGAGGAGACGAACCCCCTTAG CATCTCCTGTTTCTTTTGCGGGAGGTTCTCCATCAGCATGTCCCACGAGGTGTCCATCTTCAGATACTGTGCCCCAGCCGCCTACACTGCCAGCCGCTTCCCCCGATACCTCTATAAGAAGATGCGCTGGCACCTGGAAACCATCCCAGAGGCCCCTGGTCGGGGACAAGATTCCCTTGTGGATTA CTACTTCCTGTGCTATCGAGATACttgggaggacacaggccagaGTCCAGCCAATCCGTGCCCGCAGATCCAGAAGCTGTGGTCCATTGGCAGATGGGTGTCCCTGGGACCAGCCGAGGATGACCTTTATTCATG GATTTTGTGCCCGCAGCCTCTTGGGGACTACCAGCAGCTGCTGACCATCGGCTTCGAGGAGCCCTCGCCCATGCTGGCCACCGACCTGCTGGTGCAGATCCTCACGGGCCAGGCAGGCCAGGCCCGGCCTCCGAGCGCAGCCGGGCCCGCGGGGTGGGCGGCGCAGGGGTCTTGA
- the MISP3 gene encoding uncharacterized protein MISP3 isoform X1, protein METPIEREIRRSCEREESLRRSRGLSSGRAGRELVELRVRPVLNLPGPGPALPRALERARAGAQMQRDIEREAHRQAALARPAAAEPRAQSPPQPLGELKRFFEAAAGSGSSAGAGGGAGPKGLPEPGGRARSAVQGRCPVLARAPPPFAPSLLEQEVRAVREREQELQRQRRSVYGTAEFKEPTPSLTASRGDGKLAVIWPPRRKASENGLQQEERKP, encoded by the exons ATGGAGACGCCCATAGAGCGCGAAATCCGCCGCAGCTGCGAACGCGAGGAGAGCCTGCGCCGGAGCCGGGGCCTGAGCTCTGGCCGCGCGGGCCGCGAACTCGTGGAGCTGCGCGTGCGGCCAGTGCTCAACCTGCCGGGTCCTGGCCCCGCGCTCCCGCGCGCCCTGGAGCGCGCGCGGGCGGGAGCGCAGATGCAGCGGGACATCGAGCGGGAGGCCCACCGGCAGGCGGCGCTGGCGCGCCCCGCGGCCGCGGAGCCGCGCGCCCAGTCGCCGCCGCAGCCGCTGGGCGAACTCAAGCGCTTCTTCGAGGCTGCGGCGGGGAGTGGCTCctcggcgggggcggggggcggcgcGGGACCTAAGGGGCTGCCAGAGCCCGGGGGCCGGGCGCGCTCGGCCGTGCAGGGCCGGTGCCCGGTGCTGGCCCGCGCCCCGCCGCCTTTCGCTCCGTCACTGCTGGAGCAGGAGGTGCGCGCGGTGCGCGAGCGCGAGCAGGAGCTGCAGCGCCAGCGGCGCAGTGTCTACGGCACCGCGGAGTTCAAGGAGCCTACGCCGAGTCTCACCG CGAGCAGGGGCGATGGAAAGTTGGCGGTGATCTGGCCCCCCCGCAGAAAGGCCTCGGAGAACGGCCTGCAGCAG GAGGAGCGCAAACCTTGA